The genomic region TCCCGCAAACAGCCTCATGATAATGGGTGGCGGCGTTGCTGGCGCGTTAAGGCGTGCGGCAGGCGAAGAGGTTGAAGCCGAGGCTAGGCGGCGTGCCCCGGTACCAGTAGGAAGGGCTATATCGACTTCTGCGGGCAGGCTCCAGCCACGTATCCGCTACATAATCCATGCACCTACAATGGAGCGACCAGCTATGCGTACGACCGAGTCCAAGGTCAGAAAAGCTACGGAGGCTGCGCTCGAAGAGGCTAAGCGCCTTGGTGTGAGCTGTGTAGCCTTTCCCGCAATGGGTGCAGGTGTTGGCGGCCTCTCTGCCTCGGACAGTCTGAAAGCAATGCTGGAGG from Pyrofollis japonicus harbors:
- a CDS encoding macro domain-containing protein, with protein sequence MSGQELGVEILREIVCDGKKIVLAKGDITRVSCDAVVNPANSLMIMGGGVAGALRRAAGEEVEAEARRRAPVPVGRAISTSAGRLQPRIRYIIHAPTMERPAMRTTESKVRKATEAALEEAKRLGVSCVAFPAMGAGVGGLSASDSLKAMLEALDEFWGRSDTPSQVVFIAYSDADAKQFLKVIDRIKMKTCKQTGSSRSPA